TTAAAGATGCTTTATTTTATTTACAGGGCTCTGGTGTGCAAGTGGTTGCAGCAACTGAGAAAACAGAAGATTCTATCTATGATCTAGACTATAAACCACCTACTGCTTTAGTTATGGGTAGCGAAGGTAAAGGGGTTACTGCCGGAGTCTTAAAACTTGTAGATCATAAAGCAAAATTACCTATGGCTGGTAGCATAAGCTCTTTAAATGTTTCGGTAGCCTGTGGTGCATTTCTGTATGAAATTGTAAGACAAAGAAGTTAACCTTTAAAGTCTTTTTCAGAATCGTCTTCAAGCTCTATTGGTGGGTCGATAAAATTTCCATTTTCATCAAATTGCTTCAAAAATGGATCATCATCGGGGTTATATGCTTTGGTTTCCCAAACATATTTTGCAGGTTTTGGTATTTTATTTTTTACGATAAAAGCTAAAATTGCGCCAGTTAGGAATCCAGATAAATGGCCTTCCCAGCTCATTCCTACCTGAATGGGTAATGTTCCCCAGATTAAGCTTCCGTAGAGAAAAACAACAATTAGGGAAAAAGCAGTAAGTCTATAGTTTTTAGACCAAATTCCTTTAAAAAATAAGAAAGAAGCAAGTCCATATACGACTCCACTAGCACCTATATGATAAGCTTCGCGACCTATTACCCAGGTGCCAAAACCAGAGCACACTACTATAACTAGTAAAACTTTGAGTGCAACAGGTCTGTAGAAATAAATTAAACCCGCCATTAAAACTAAGGTAGGAACACTATTATGCCAGAGGTGACTGAGGCTAGAATGTATAAATGGCGATAAGGCAACTCCTCGCAGCCCAGCCAGATCTCTGGGAAGCACTCCGTATTTAGTGAAATTATATCCAAATCTCAACTCAAACCAAAACACCAACCACATCACAAGCACGAATACCAGCGGATATATAATCACGCTGCTACTAAATTTAAAGGTGGAATTTTGTTTATGACTATTCATATCTAATCTTTACTAGCAATTGCTTATCCAAAATCATAAATTAGGAAATAGTGGCAGTAAATCTCGACTAATTAAATAATTTTGAAGTATGAATGCACCATTAGCAGAACGTTTACGCCCTAAAAATCTTGATGATTATTTAAGTCAGGAGCATCTTGTAGGTGACAAAGGATCACTCACTTCTTCTATAAAATCTGGAATTATACCTTCCTTAATTTTATGGGGTCCTCCGGGTGTGGGTAAAACAACGCTTGCTACTATAATTGCCGAAGAATCTAAGCGACCTTTCTATACTTTAAGCGCAATCAATAGCGGGGTAAAAGATGTGCGTGAAGTTATTGATAAAGCTAAAACTGCCGGCGGATTATTTACTCAAAAGAATCCTATTTTATTTATTGATGAGATTCACCGCTTTAGCAAGTCACAACAAGATTCTTTACTTGCTGCCGTAGAAAAAGGCTGGGTGACGCTTATAGGCGCAACTACAGAAAACCCAAGTTTTGAAGTAATACCGGCATTATTGTCGCGTTGTCAGGTTTACGTATTAAATCCGTTTTCAGCAGATGACCTTAGAGCGCTTTTAAAGCGGGCAATGACTCAAGATGCAATTCTATCTAAAAAGACAATTATACTAGAGGAAACTGAAGCGCTACTGCGTATAAGCGGTGGTGATGCGCGTAAGCTTTTAAATATTTTTGAATTACTCGTAACTACAACCACTTCGGAAAAGGTTGTAATCACTAATGAAATGGTTAAAAGTAAAGTACAGCAAAACACCGTACTTTATGACAAAACCGGTGAGCAGCATTATGACATCATCTCTGCCTTTATAAAGTCTATACGCGGTAGCGATCCTAATGCGGCAGTTTATTACTTAGCCCGAATGATTGAAGGTGGCGAGGATCTCAAGTTTATAGCAAGAAGACTTATTATTTTAGCTTCTGAAGACATTGGGAATGCCAATCCTACAGCACTAATAATGGCTACAAACTCGTTTACAGCCGTGAATACTATTGGCTACCCAGAAGCTCGTATCATTTTAAGTCAGTGTGTAACTTATCTTGCAACCTCACCTAAAAGTAACGCCTCGTACATGGCTATAAACAAAGCCCAACAACTCGTAAAACAAACCGGAGACTTACCTGTACCCATGGCATTACGCAACGCTCCTACAAAGTTGATGAAAGAATTAGGCTATGGTGAAGAGTACAAATACTCTCACGACGGCGCAGGAAATTTTATTGCTCAGGAGTTTTTACCAGAACAGGTAAAAAATCAAAAACTTTACGATCCCGGCGATAATGCTCGTGAAGACGGAATCAGAAAATTTCTAAAGAATCGTTGGGGCACTAAATACGATTACTAATTACAACTTATAAGTAAATAAAAGACCTCGAAGCAAACGTTTCGAGGTCTTTTATTTACTGGTTATTTTAAAGTATTTACTTTTTTGTAAATACCATTTTCACTAAGCCAGAAACGCCTTTAATTTCGCGTTCTACAGTAAATTCAGAATTATTATAAAAACCTACGCCTGTGAATTCTGAAGTACTTACGAGATAAGAACCGGCAGATGTTTTTGTCGCAGTTCCTATTTTTGATGATCCCTCATAAACATCAAAACCGTTTGATGTAGGTTTCATTGTAAATGAACCATCTGCACTTACCAGAACTGTAGTTACATCTTCTACTAGTTGAGACTCATTTTGAGCAATTGCAACTTTAGAATCATCAACCACTTCAATTACTTCTTCCGCTTTCTCTTCTGCTAAATCTATTTTAGTTTGTGCTGTTTGAATAACACCGGTAACAGCTACTTCTTTGTCCTCTTTCTTTATCTCAGACTGTCTTTTGCGTATTTCAGGAACTAAATCTTCTGTTTGAGGTTCTTCCAGTAAATCTGCTTTACTTACAATCTCTTCAGAATAACTATATCCCATATCCTCAAGACCTGCAAATGCTTTTCTAAATGCATCCTGATGCCCCTCTTTAAACGTTTTAATTTTACTTTTTCCTTCAGGAAGCGCAAAGACTTCTTTCCCTCTACAGTTCACTAACGAAATTGCTGCATTGGTACTTAAAAATCCACTTACATCTGCTCGCGCATAAAGCGTATTGCAACCTGACGTATTTAAATCTGAAGGCAATTCTTCATTTTCTAAGTAAGCATTAAAGCCATATTTTATAAATAAGAAACGGGTTAACGCATTTAAATCATATTCACCCGCTTCATTTTGAAATTCAAACTTTTGCGGTATTACAATGTATTTATAATCCTGTAATTCTTGTGCAGACATGCTAAGCCCACAAATTATCAATACTAAACAAACAATATTCTTTTTCATACTTAATAAATATATTTAAGACCAGTACTATTGTAAAAGTCAGTTTATTTTAAATTAAATTATTACATAATATAGTAAGACAAGATATAAAAGATGCAGTAACTAAAACCATTATAAGAATATTTTTACCGCATCTATGCGATCTATCTCAACCTCTTCGTGATCGTGATTAGCCTTATGATAATTAAAAAAAATTGTACGCATACCTATATTTTTAGCTCCTAAAATATCTGCTTCATAGGTATCACCTATCATAATACTTTCCTGAACCTGAGCCCCGGCCTGTGTTAATGCGTGATGAAATATTTTAACATCAGGCTTTTTAACCCCTACAGACTCACTGCTGGTTACGGTTTTAAAAAAGTGATCTATTTTAGATTTTTTCAATTTCAACGCCTGCACCTGTTCAAAACCATTAGTAATAATGTGAAGTGCATATTTTGTATTTAGATCTTCTAGCAAGTCTAGCGCACCATCAAACAAGTGATTGTGATCTGGCAAATGCGTTATATAATCATCAGACAATTTATTTATTAAATAGTCATCGATATTGATATTTAAGCCCTCAAAACTTTTTTTGAGCCTACCATAGCGCAATTGCTCTTTTGTTATCTTAGATTCTCTAAAATATTTCCAATATTGAAAATTTATCGGACTGTATACGTCTAAAAATTCATCAACAGGAACTACTATTTTATTTTTCTCAAATATGGTTTCAAAAGCAAGTTTAGAGTTTCGGTCAAAATCCCATAAAGTATGATCAAGATCAAAAAAAACGTGCTTTACTCCCGGCAATTTATTCATGTACTAATTGTCTAAAAAATTGTTTCCACTGTCCCTCGTCCTGTCCTTTTCCGGTTACAGATTTATTTTTAAAACTGAATATAAATGTTCCGTTTACCTTCTCAACTTCGGCTTTCATTTTAAAAAAAACGTCCAAAACTTCATTTAAATCTTTTGCATCTAATGCCTCTGCTTCAAAAGACTGAGCCTGTGAACAAATAGGATTTAAAACTAACGGAGTAATACTTTCGTAATCCAGGTCATAAAAGAAAAATGGTGTACAGGTACCCGCTCTAAAACCTAATGTATCAGGATACCCCATAGAATAATCATTCTTTACTTCCTGATTTATCATCTCACGATAATGCGATGGCAAACTTGCCATCTGACTGCCACAGCGTATTGCGTTAAGTGGTTTATTTGTTATACCCTCGAGGCGTATTTTTTCAGTTTTCATATTTTTTTGTTGCTCTAATGCTTCCTTTGAAAGCAACAACCCTATTTCGCTATAATCGCCTACCATTTTAATAAGCTCTCTAAACGACTGCTTGTTATACCGTATATTTCTGGTATATGTTGAGAGATCACCTACCTGAAAAAAGAAAAGAAATTTAAACTTTGATTTTTTCTGAACATTTATAAGCCAACTAAAGGTGTCGTAAGGATCTTTACGAAGACCTAAATTAATCTGCAGCCTTAG
The sequence above is a segment of the Leeuwenhoekiella sp. MAR_2009_132 genome. Coding sequences within it:
- a CDS encoding rhomboid family intramembrane serine protease, whose amino-acid sequence is MNSHKQNSTFKFSSSVIIYPLVFVLVMWLVFWFELRFGYNFTKYGVLPRDLAGLRGVALSPFIHSSLSHLWHNSVPTLVLMAGLIYFYRPVALKVLLVIVVCSGFGTWVIGREAYHIGASGVVYGLASFLFFKGIWSKNYRLTAFSLIVVFLYGSLIWGTLPIQVGMSWEGHLSGFLTGAILAFIVKNKIPKPAKYVWETKAYNPDDDPFLKQFDENGNFIDPPIELEDDSEKDFKG
- a CDS encoding replication-associated recombination protein A — protein: MNAPLAERLRPKNLDDYLSQEHLVGDKGSLTSSIKSGIIPSLILWGPPGVGKTTLATIIAEESKRPFYTLSAINSGVKDVREVIDKAKTAGGLFTQKNPILFIDEIHRFSKSQQDSLLAAVEKGWVTLIGATTENPSFEVIPALLSRCQVYVLNPFSADDLRALLKRAMTQDAILSKKTIILEETEALLRISGGDARKLLNIFELLVTTTTSEKVVITNEMVKSKVQQNTVLYDKTGEQHYDIISAFIKSIRGSDPNAAVYYLARMIEGGEDLKFIARRLIILASEDIGNANPTALIMATNSFTAVNTIGYPEARIILSQCVTYLATSPKSNASYMAINKAQQLVKQTGDLPVPMALRNAPTKLMKELGYGEEYKYSHDGAGNFIAQEFLPEQVKNQKLYDPGDNAREDGIRKFLKNRWGTKYDY
- a CDS encoding YjjG family noncanonical pyrimidine nucleotidase, with protein sequence MNKLPGVKHVFFDLDHTLWDFDRNSKLAFETIFEKNKIVVPVDEFLDVYSPINFQYWKYFRESKITKEQLRYGRLKKSFEGLNINIDDYLINKLSDDYITHLPDHNHLFDGALDLLEDLNTKYALHIITNGFEQVQALKLKKSKIDHFFKTVTSSESVGVKKPDVKIFHHALTQAGAQVQESIMIGDTYEADILGAKNIGMRTIFFNYHKANHDHEEVEIDRIDAVKIFL
- a CDS encoding polysaccharide deacetylase family protein, with product MLLVYTHKITPRLRYTFKHICTAILGIPVKFTTAVDEFIVHDSLKLSYTNKPLGKEIHIKSQEVLFEQGISDMEINVQPWLNTKCFFVTGTKSALPYDIFAAAFVLLSRYEEFLPHVKDTEGRFPASESLGYQEDFLTEPVIDIWAYHFKEVLQLKFPDYDFVTKKFAFQALVDVEQAYEMYDIGFIREITSFASDVLRLQFSRLWLRLQINLGLRKDPYDTFSWLINVQKKSKFKFLFFFQVGDLSTYTRNIRYNKQSFRELIKMVGDYSEIGLLLSKEALEQQKNMKTEKIRLEGITNKPLNAIRCGSQMASLPSHYREMINQEVKNDYSMGYPDTLGFRAGTCTPFFFYDLDYESITPLVLNPICSQAQSFEAEALDAKDLNEVLDVFFKMKAEVEKVNGTFIFSFKNKSVTGKGQDEGQWKQFFRQLVHE